From the genome of Streptomyces sp. NBC_00523:
GGCCGGCTCGATGATCGGCAGCAGATAGTCCAGCACCGCGTCCGGTTCCAGGTCGATCGAGTCCTTGACGAACCCCTCCGCCCGCAGCATCTCGTAGACCGCGTCCGCGTCGCCCCCCAGCGTCAGCCGCAGCGCGTCCCCGATGGTCTGCGGCAGCCCGCCCGGCAGCCGGTCCACCGTCCCGAAGTCCAGCACCCCCAGCCGCCATGAGGCCTCGTCCGCACCCTCGCCGTCGGACGCGTCCGCCTCCGGGTCCGGGGGCAGCAGCCGGAAGTTGCCCGGGTGCGGGTCGGCGTGGAGCAGGCCCGTGCGCGCGGGCCCCGAGAAGAGGAACCTCGCGAGCAGCTGGCCCGCCCGGTCGCGCTGCCCGGCCGTGCCGTCGGCGATCACATCGGCCAGCGGGACCCCGTCCATCCACTCGGTGACCAGCACCTGCGCCGACTGGTGGACCACCTCCGGGACCACGACATCGGGGTCGTCCGCGAACTCCTCGGCATGCGCCTGCTGGGACCGCGCCTCCTGCTCGTAGTCCAGCTCCTCGGAGACCCGGTCGCGCATCTCCGTGATCAGCGGCTTGATGTCCATGCCCGGAACCAGCGGGCCCAGCAGCCGCGCGAACCGGCTGAGCTGGGTCAGGTCCGAGAGCAGCGCCTCGCCCGCGCCCGGATACTGGACCTTCACGGCCACGTCCCGGCCGTCGTGCCACACCGCCCGGTGCACCTGGCCGATCGACGCCGCGGCCGCCGGCTTGTCCTCGAAGGTCAGGAACAGCTCCCGCCATTCCTCGCCGAGCCGCTCCGCCAGGATCGCGTGCACCGTGCCGCTCGGCATGGGCGGCGCGGCCTCCTGGAGCCTGGTGAGCGCCGCCCGGTAGGGCCCGGCGACCTCCTCGGGCAGCGCGGACTCGAAGACGGACAGGGCCTGGCCGAGCTTCATCGCCCCGCCCTTCAGCTCACCGAGGACCTTGAAGAGCTGGTCCGCGGTGCGCTGCTGCACCTCGCGGGCCACCAGCTCCGCCGACTTCCCGCCGATCCGCTTGCCCAGCCCCCAGGTGGCACGACCGGCGAAACCCAACGGCAGCGCGGCCAGCTTGGCGGTACGGGTGACCGCCTTCCGGGGAAGATCAGACATGTGCTCCTCCAATTCCCAGACTGCCGCGCTGCGTGCGGCGGTTACCCGGCCATTGTGTCGTGCGCCGTGCCGGCTTCGGAGGCGCGGACCCCCTCAGTGTGACCGGCGGCGCCACAGGAACAGTCGAGGTGCGCCCCGATCCGTTCCGACCTCCAGTCCAACAGCGGCAGCGCCGCCTCCCACCGCGCACCGGTGCTCACGGGCAGCTCGCCGTCCAGGAAGGCCAGCGCGTGCGCCGCCGCGAGCCCCGCCACCGCCGTCGCCAGCCCCAGATCGCACGCCTGCGCGGCGCCGCGCCGTCCGGACTGCCACTGCGCCAGCATGCGCGGCCACTGCGGATCCCGGTCCCGCCGGTGCAGCTGGAGGCAGCCTGCGCAGGCCGTGCCGCCGGGCAGGACCAGGGGCCCGACGAACCCGGTGGCCTCCATCACCCCCGCGTACAGATGAGGTGTGCCCGAGGAGATCCACGGCTCGGCGGTGCCCGGATCGGGGACGTACGCCGAGAGTCCGTCGCGCGGGGCGACCACGATGAGGGACAGCCCCGGCTCGTGCCCGGCCGGACCGCAGCCCGCCGCCCCGGGCGCCCGGGGCCCCGGGCCGGGGGCCGAGCGGCGGACCAGCTGCCGGGCCGCCAGGTCCCTGCGCTCCCCGACGGCGGAGGCGGGCAGCCCGCCCGGGGACACGTCCCCCGGCTCCGCGCACCCGCCGTCCATGACCTCCACCCGGCCGACCCCCGCTCCGGAGAGCACCGCCGCGACGGCCGCGCCGACCCTGCCCGCGCCCCGGACCTGCACGCGCATCGAGCGGCGGGCCGCGAGTCTGCGCATCCCTCCGCCGGGCTCGGGATGCACCACGGAGAGCGAGGCCAGGTCGGGCCGGTGGCGCTCCAGGACATCGGACCTGGCCCGCAGCGCGTCCGCCGCCGGACCGCCCGCCCGTACGTCGTCCACGAGTCCGGCGTCCGTCAACCGGTTCACCAGCATGTCCACATGACGCTCGCTCAAGTCCATCGCCGCCGCCTGTTCGCGGAGCAGCGGCATGCCTCTGGTGCCGTCGAGCAGTTCCATGAAACAGCCCGTCGCGATATCCATCGGGCCGAGCTTCACCGCATGTGCGGGTGTCACTCCGAATTGCACGGTGTCCCCGCCCCGCCAAGCGCGGCGCAGTGCGGGCTTCAACATCGGATGCACGGCTTCCCCCGGTCTGTCTGTCTGTGACTCCGTTGTGCGCGACTGGCTGTGCGCGACTTGCTCTGCGTGTTCCTTTGCCAGAATGCAGCGGGGCGCCGAGACGTGCGGAAAGTTATCCACAGGCGTGGGTATTAGTCGTTCAAATGGTGCAAGGCGTGGAGCCGATCATGGAGAACCGTCCCGGAGGCGGGACTTCCCCCGCACACAGCGGGTAACGTCGAGGCGTGCCCGCCGACCCGTCGCCCGGCTCCGCCGGGGAGCCTGCCGTGCCCGGCGCCGGACCCCGCCGGCGCGGTGCGGACCCTGCCCGCCGCGCCCCGGCGACGAGCGCGGTCGAGGTCCGCAGAAGCGCCCGCCGCAGCAGAACGGTCTCCGCCTACCGCGAGGGCGACCGCACGATCGTGCTCATCCCCGCCCGGATGTCCGAGGCCGAGGAGCGGCGCTGGGTGGACGTGATGCTCGACAAGCTCGCCGCCCAGGAGAGCAGGCGCGTCCTCGGTGACACCGAGCTCGCCGAGCGGGCGGAGCGCCTGTCCGCCCAGTACTTCGAGGGCCGGGCCAGGCCCGCGTCCGTGCGGTGGGTGACCAACCAGAACACCCGGTGGGGCTCGTGCACCCCGTCCGAGGGCAGCATCCGGCTGTCGCACCGGTTGCAGGGCATGCCGGAGTACGTCGTGGACTACGTGCTCGTCCACGAACTGGCCCACCTCCTGGTGCCCGGGCACGGGCCCCGGTTCTGGCGGCTTCTGGACGCCTATCCCCGCACCGAGCGCGCCCGCGGTTATCTGGAGGGTGTGGTGGCCGCCGACCGGCTGCCGCACCTGCCGGCCGCACGCGGCGAGTGACCGGTGGTGGCGCCGGGTGAGCGGGGTCGGGTGTTTCTGTACCGGGTCTGTACCGGCTTCGCCCGATGCCGGAGTTTGCGGATAGCCTGACGCGACGCATTCACCTTCCGGATGGGGGACGGTCGTTACGCATGGCCAGGGAATTCCAACGCGGCCACAAGGCCAAGATCAGCGATCTCACGCCGGGGACGGACCTGTACGTAGGTGTGCAGATCGCCGGCCCGGGGCTGAGCTTTGACATCAGCTGCTTCGGGCTCGATGCCAATGAGCAGCTCTCCGACGACCGGTATTTCATCTTCTTCAACCAGCCGAAATCCCCCGAGGAGTCCATTCAGCTCCTCGGCGCCCAGAGCGGTGACACCGAGTCGTTCCGCGTCACCCTGGACCGCATTCCGGCGAACATCCACAAGCTGTCGTTCACCGCGACCGTGGACGGTGCCGGACAGATGTCGCAGGTCGGGCCCGGGTACATCCGGATCGTGGCGGGTGGCCAGGAAGTCGTCCGGTACGCGTTCAACGGCTCGGAGTTCAGCACCGAGCGCGCCGTCATGCTGGGCGACTTCTACCTCAAGGACGTCTGGCGCTTCGCCGCGGTCGGCCAGGGCTTCGACGGCGGCCTGGAGGCGCTGCTGAAGAACTTCGGCGGCGAGGTCGCCGAGGAGACGCCCGCCGCCGCGCCGCCGCAGGGCGCCGCCCCGTCGTTCGCCCCGCCCGCCCAGGCGGCCCCGGCCCCGTCCTTCGGCGCCCCGGCGGCCCCGCAGGCACCCCAGGCTCCGCAGCCCGCGCCGTCCTTCGGGACCCCGCCGCCCGCACCCGGCCCGGTGCCGACCCCGCAGCAGCAGATGCACGCCGCGCCGACGATCGTCGCCCCGATGACCCCGCCCGGCGGCACCGTGCCCCCGCCGCCCGCGCCGGCCCCGTACGGACAGCCCGGCCAGCAGCCGCCGCAGCACTTCGGGCAGCAGCCCCAGCAGCAGTTCGGGCAGATCCCCGGCCAGGCGCCCGCGCCCTACGGACAGCAGGCCCCGTCCCCGTACGGCCAGCAGCCTCCCGGCATGCCGCCGGGTGGGCACGGCATGCCCGGCGGTGTTCCGCAGGCCGCCGGCGCCGGTCTCCAGGCCGCGCTCCAGCCGTACAAGGAGACCGCGACCGGGCAGCGCTGGACGCCGCAGAACCAGCAGCTCATGCGGGTCGACCTGACCATGGGCGGCACCGGAGTGCTCGCCCGGCAGGGCAGCATGGTGATGTACCAGGGCAAGGTCGACTTCAGCTACAAGGGCGCGGGTTTCGCCGGCCGCATGGTGGGCAACGCCACCGGCCAGGAGATGCAGCTCATGCGCTGCACCGGCCGTGGCCAGGTCTTCCTCGCCGAGGAAGGCGCCCATCTGCACTCCATCGAGCTCCAGGGCGACGGAGTCTGCGTCTCCGCCGAGAACGTGCTCGCCTTCGACGAGTCGCTCCAGTACGAGGTCCGCCGCATCGAGGGCCACGGCATCCCCGGCGGCGCCCTGTTCACCATGCAGTTCCAGGGCACCGGCACCCTCGTCGTCAAGACGCACGGTGTACCCGTCGTGCTGCCGGTCACCCCGACCACCTTCGCCGACTGCAACGCCGTCGTGGCGTGGTCGTCCGCGTCCCAGGTGATCATCTCCAGCCAGGTCCGGCTGCGCCGCAACGCGTACCCCGGACACAGCGGGGAGACCGTGAACCTCCAGTTCCGGGGTGCGCCCGGCAACTTCATCGTCGTCCAGCCCTACGAGGTCTGAGGGAGCCCGTCATGAATCAGCAACTCGCGGGCTACGCCCCGACCCCCGTCACGGCACGGATGGAGAACCACGGCCATTCCATGCTGAAGGTCGCCATGGCGACCGGCCAGGACCTCTACGCGCGCACCGGATCGATGGTCGCGTACGAGGGCTTCATCCAGTACGAGCCCAACCCGCCCGCCGTCCGCCAGATCGCCTCGCAGTGGATCACCGGCGAGGGCGCGCCCCTCATGAAGTGCACCGGCGACGGGCTGCTCTACCTCGCCGACTACGGCGCCGACGTCGTCGTCATCAACCTCAACAACGACTCGATCTCGGTCAACGGCACCAATGTGCTCGCCTTCGACGGCCACCTCACCTGGGGCGTCGAGCGGGTCAAGGGCCTCGCCAAGTTCGCCGGCCAGGGCCTGTGGAACGTCTGCATCTCGGGGACCGGCTGGGTCGCGATCACCTCGCGCGGCACGCCGCTCGTGGTCGACTGCGGACGCGGCGAGGACGAGACGTACGTCGACCCGGACGCGCTGGTCGCCTGGTCCCCGAACCTCAAGGTGAAGGGCAAGCGCAGCTTCAAGGCGTCCTCGCTCATCGGGCGGGGCAGCGGCGAGGCGTTCCAGATGGCCTTCTCCGGCCAGGGGATCGTCGTCGTCCAGCCGAGCGAGGACAGCACCGACCGGCTGCGCGTCCGGCACTGACGGGGAGGGAGAACACACCATGCAGAGTTCGCTTTTCGGCCTCACGGAACAGCAGTCCCAGGAGCGCTACACCATCCAGAACCCGCAGCTCCTGCGGGTCGCGCTGACCGGCCACGACGATGTCCTCGCCCGCAAGGGCGCCATGGTCGCCTACCAGGGGCTGATGGAGTTCGACGGCGAGTACCAGTCGAACGCCCAGCGCCGCTCCCGCGCCCACACCGGTGAGGGCCTGGACCTGATGCGCTGCTCCGGG
Proteins encoded in this window:
- a CDS encoding ABC1 kinase family protein, translating into MSDLPRKAVTRTAKLAALPLGFAGRATWGLGKRIGGKSAELVAREVQQRTADQLFKVLGELKGGAMKLGQALSVFESALPEEVAGPYRAALTRLQEAAPPMPSGTVHAILAERLGEEWRELFLTFEDKPAAAASIGQVHRAVWHDGRDVAVKVQYPGAGEALLSDLTQLSRFARLLGPLVPGMDIKPLITEMRDRVSEELDYEQEARSQQAHAEEFADDPDVVVPEVVHQSAQVLVTEWMDGVPLADVIADGTAGQRDRAGQLLARFLFSGPARTGLLHADPHPGNFRLLPPDPEADASDGEGADEASWRLGVLDFGTVDRLPGGLPQTIGDALRLTLGGDADAVYEMLRAEGFVKDSIDLEPDAVLDYLLPIIEPAEVEEFTFSRSWMRSQAARIADPRSPAHQLGKQLNLPPSYLLIHRVTLSTIGVLCQLGATVRLRDELESWLPGFLPTEDVEDVTDLEVPEAFAGDEGSDDGGPDDPGAKGQDPEHVPPAPRSAETVDAG
- a CDS encoding ThiF family adenylyltransferase; this encodes MHPMLKPALRRAWRGGDTVQFGVTPAHAVKLGPMDIATGCFMELLDGTRGMPLLREQAAAMDLSERHVDMLVNRLTDAGLVDDVRAGGPAADALRARSDVLERHRPDLASLSVVHPEPGGGMRRLAARRSMRVQVRGAGRVGAAVAAVLSGAGVGRVEVMDGGCAEPGDVSPGGLPASAVGERRDLAARQLVRRSAPGPGPRAPGAAGCGPAGHEPGLSLIVVAPRDGLSAYVPDPGTAEPWISSGTPHLYAGVMEATGFVGPLVLPGGTACAGCLQLHRRDRDPQWPRMLAQWQSGRRGAAQACDLGLATAVAGLAAAHALAFLDGELPVSTGARWEAALPLLDWRSERIGAHLDCSCGAAGHTEGVRASEAGTAHDTMAG
- a CDS encoding M48 metallopeptidase family protein, with amino-acid sequence MPADPSPGSAGEPAVPGAGPRRRGADPARRAPATSAVEVRRSARRSRTVSAYREGDRTIVLIPARMSEAEERRWVDVMLDKLAAQESRRVLGDTELAERAERLSAQYFEGRARPASVRWVTNQNTRWGSCTPSEGSIRLSHRLQGMPEYVVDYVLVHELAHLLVPGHGPRFWRLLDAYPRTERARGYLEGVVAADRLPHLPAARGE
- a CDS encoding TerD family protein, whose amino-acid sequence is MAREFQRGHKAKISDLTPGTDLYVGVQIAGPGLSFDISCFGLDANEQLSDDRYFIFFNQPKSPEESIQLLGAQSGDTESFRVTLDRIPANIHKLSFTATVDGAGQMSQVGPGYIRIVAGGQEVVRYAFNGSEFSTERAVMLGDFYLKDVWRFAAVGQGFDGGLEALLKNFGGEVAEETPAAAPPQGAAPSFAPPAQAAPAPSFGAPAAPQAPQAPQPAPSFGTPPPAPGPVPTPQQQMHAAPTIVAPMTPPGGTVPPPPAPAPYGQPGQQPPQHFGQQPQQQFGQIPGQAPAPYGQQAPSPYGQQPPGMPPGGHGMPGGVPQAAGAGLQAALQPYKETATGQRWTPQNQQLMRVDLTMGGTGVLARQGSMVMYQGKVDFSYKGAGFAGRMVGNATGQEMQLMRCTGRGQVFLAEEGAHLHSIELQGDGVCVSAENVLAFDESLQYEVRRIEGHGIPGGALFTMQFQGTGTLVVKTHGVPVVLPVTPTTFADCNAVVAWSSASQVIISSQVRLRRNAYPGHSGETVNLQFRGAPGNFIVVQPYEV
- a CDS encoding AIM24 family protein gives rise to the protein MNQQLAGYAPTPVTARMENHGHSMLKVAMATGQDLYARTGSMVAYEGFIQYEPNPPAVRQIASQWITGEGAPLMKCTGDGLLYLADYGADVVVINLNNDSISVNGTNVLAFDGHLTWGVERVKGLAKFAGQGLWNVCISGTGWVAITSRGTPLVVDCGRGEDETYVDPDALVAWSPNLKVKGKRSFKASSLIGRGSGEAFQMAFSGQGIVVVQPSEDSTDRLRVRH